In Prosthecobacter vanneervenii, a single window of DNA contains:
- a CDS encoding DMP19 family protein, which translates to MNDGYCAFVNNNLPSPSYDIDELLDIGTKDPNRAILVELHGHLEGCQLLPVEQAVFALWDLVSGTGNDGFDGYLYAGDDRGFEGLYRATDAAKVVGAELSLKLLLEVEGIFEKAGLTRKRARELGVNSLDECQDYPEGRAVEEMLENDGIDSSSRGLFSRWNDLSFSEVHPLLLAYLEANRELLRCRK; encoded by the coding sequence ATGAATGATGGATACTGTGCATTTGTGAACAATAACCTTCCATCGCCAAGCTACGACATTGATGAACTTCTGGATATTGGTACAAAAGATCCAAATCGGGCGATTTTGGTAGAGCTTCACGGACACCTCGAAGGTTGCCAATTGCTGCCAGTCGAACAAGCTGTATTCGCGCTATGGGATCTTGTTTCCGGAACCGGGAATGACGGATTTGATGGATACTTGTACGCTGGCGATGATCGAGGATTCGAAGGACTCTATCGAGCCACTGATGCGGCCAAAGTAGTGGGTGCTGAATTGAGCTTGAAGTTATTGCTTGAGGTGGAGGGAATATTCGAGAAGGCAGGATTGACGCGAAAGCGCGCAAGAGAACTCGGAGTGAACAGCCTCGATGAGTGCCAGGACTATCCAGAGGGGCGGGCAGTAGAGGAGATGTTAGAGAATGATGGAATTGATAGTAGTTCCAGAGGGCTTTTTAGTCGCTGGAATGACCTTTCATTTTCTGAGGTTCATCCTTTGTTGTTGGCATACTTGGAGGCCAATCGTGAGTTGTTACGCTGTCGCAAATAG